CACGCAGGAACCCATCCGCCAATACCTAGACGCCCTGCCCCAAGCCCGCGCCATGACAGACGACATCGCCGCCTTCCTCGAACGCCGCCTGCCCGAAATACAGGCCGAAAGCCGCAGCTACCTCACCGTCGCCGTCGGCTGCACCGGCGGCTGCCACCGCTCCGTCTACACCGTCGAACGCCTCGCCGAACACTTCCGCCCCCGCCTGCGCGTCCTCGTCCGCCACCTGCGCCTTGCCGCCCCCCTTTCAGACGGCCTCTGAACCCGCCCGCCCGCACACAGGCCGTCTGAAACACAGTTTCCAACAAACCGAAAAACAGTTTTCAGAAACGTCATCCCCGCGTTTATGCTCCGCAGGAGTACCGGCGAGGACGGTCTCCACATTAAAAACAAGATGAAAAACAAGGAAAACACATGGCAATCCAATGGTATCCCGGCCACATGCACAAAGCCAAAAAAGCCATCGCCGACCGCCTCAAAAACATTGATGCCGTCATCGAAGTGCTCGACGCCCGCATGCCCGCATCCAGCGAAAACCCCCTGCTCGGCCAACTATCCGCCGACAAACCCAAACTCAAAATCCTCAACAAACAAGACCTCGCCGACCCCGAACGCACCGCCCAGTGGCTGGCCGAATTCCAAGCCCGCCCCCACACCAACGCCATCGCCCTCGACGCCTCCGACACCCGCGCCGCACAAAAACTCACCACCGCCTGCCGCGCCCTCGCCCCCCACCGCAGCGGCATAGACAAACCCCTGCGCGTCCTCATCTGCGGCGTCCCCAACGTCGGCAAATCCACCCTCATCAACGGCATGACCGGCAGAAAATCCGCCAAAACCGGCAACGAACCCGGCATCACCAAAGCCGAACAACGCCTCCTGCTGGCCGACGACTTCTGGCTCTACGACACCCCCGGCATGCTGTGGCCGAAAATCATCGTCGAACAATCCGGCTACAACCTCGCCGCCGGTGGCGCAGTCGGCCGCAACGCCCTCGACGAAGAAACCGTCGCCCTTGAACTTTTAGACTACCTGCGCCGCCACTACCTTCCCCTCCTGCAAGAACGCTACGGAGCCGACAAAAACGAAAGCAGCCACTGGCGCGACGACCAATGGCTCGAATGGATCGCCAAAAAACGCGGCGCACTCCTGTCCGGCGGCCGCACCAACCACCAAAAAGCCGCCGAAAACACCCTCACCGACTTCCGCGACGGACACATCGGCCGCATCACCCTCGAAACCCCCCGCCAATGGGAACAATGGCTCAAAACCGCCCGCCAAAACGAAGCCGCGCAAAAAGCCGAACGCGAACGCCGCAAAGCCGAACGCAAAGGAAAGGCCGTCTGAAACCTTATTCCTCTCCCGCCCTGCGGGGGAGGGTCAGGGTGGGGGCGGTTGCCGCTTCGGCAATATTCGCGGCTCAGCGCAGTAGGTCGGGCATGCATGCCCGACAAACAGCGGCAAATTGAAAAAACGTCGGGCATCAATGCCCGACCTACGGCTGAAACGCCAGCCCCTATCTCCCTCCCCTGCGCCCGCGCGGGGGAGGGTCGAGGTGGGGGTGGCGGTTCGCAGAACCGCTTGGCTGCCTCACCGCAAATGTTTCCGCAGCCGCAACCACCCCAGCCCTCCCCCGCAGGCGGGGGAGGAAATCAGGTTTCAGACTGCCGCAAAGGTCGTCTGAAACCCCAAAACCCCGCAAGAATCGGGTCGTTTGCCTCTGCTCTTTTCCTTAAAATCCACCCTGTTACCAACCTACTGACTCGCCGCCGAAAAAGTCAAAGAATCCGCCTATTCCATCAGCCGCTTCAAAGGCCTGGGCGAAATAAACCCCGACCAGCTCAAAGACACCACCATGAACCCCGACACCCGCCGCCTGCTGCGCGTGGGCATTCCCGAGCACGATAATGAAACCACGCTCGCCGCCTTCACCCGCCTGATGGGCAAAGGCGAAGCCGCCGCCCGCCGCAGCCGGATGCAAGCCGAAGGCGACCGGGTGGAAGCGGATATTTAGGTTTTCAGGCAGCCTGAAACCGTTTTGGCGCGTAAAGGCAGTCTGAAAACCTTTCAGGCTGCCTTTACGTCCGTCTGAAAGCGGATTTACGGCACGATGTTTACTTGCACATTGCCCACACTCTCGGTGTCGATAAAGATTTCGTCCCGGCTTGTGCACGCCGCAAAGTCGGTGCCGCCAAAGTCGGGGGCGTAAACACTCAGGTTTTTCTCGTCTTCCACAAGGCCGCCTTTGTGGAACCGGTAGCGGTGGGTCTGCCAGCCGGTGTAGCCGCCGAAGGTGTTTTTGGCGTTCACTTCTGCGCACACCAGATAATATCCTTCGGATTTCAGTTGTTTGGGCGTTTTCGGAGAGTAGATTTTTGTCTCAGGATTGTATATTTTGAACACTTTGCGCGGCGGGGAGATGCGGATTTTCGCGCTGCCGGGGTCGAGCAGGGTTTCGTTGAGGTATTGGCGGACTTGCCGTTCGTAGTTTTTGGGGTAGCTGCCGTAGTTTTCGCTGCGCACGGTTTTCATGCTGACTTGTGCGGACGGCTGGGTAACGGCGCAGGCGGCCAGTAGGCAGAGACTGCCGATCAGGGCGGCGCGGGTGGGGAGTTTGGTTTTCATATTTTCTTTCCTTTTGGTTTTGGGGTGGGACGATGTTTTCGCTTCGCTGAAACCCGCTTCGCTGGCTTTCAGACGGCCTTTGGCTGTTTTGTACCGTCTTGGCGGCATTAGGGCACGATATTGACCTTAAATTTGTTGTAGATGCCGCTGGTGATGTAAATCTCATCCGTGCTGTCGCACATGTCCAAACCGACCGAGTCGAAATGGAGCTCTTCCAAACCGCCGTAATAAATGCTGTACCGTTTGGTCTGCCAGCCGGTGTAGCCGCCGTAGGCGTTTTTCGCGTTCACTTCGACGCACACCGCATAGTATGCCCGGCCGTTCAGTTTGTACGGCGCGCGCGAGAGTTGGTACACCTTGCGCGGCGGGGTGGTGAATCTGATTTGCGCGCTGCGGGCGTCGAGCAGGGTGCCGTCCAGCCGTTGGCGGATCAGCTGCTGGTAGTTTTTTGGATAGGGGCCGTAGTCGGCATTGCGCACAGCCTGCATGCTGACGTCAAAAGTGCTGGTGCAGGCGGCCAAGAGCAGGGACAGGCTGCCGAGCAGGGCGGCGGGGGTGGGAAGTTTCATATTGGTTTCCTTGTATGGGGTTGGTGGATGTTTTCAGGCTGCTTTAAGGCTGAAGTTCGTCTGAAAATCTCTTTTCAGTAGTAGGTCGGGCATTTATGCCCGACATTTTTCAAATTTGCCGGTGTTTGTCGGGCATAAATGCCCGACCTACCTTACTTTAAAAGTTGAATGTCAACACACCCTGCTGCTGCGGGTTTCGCTTAGGGGACGATATTTACTTGGTCGCCGCCGAAGATGAGGGTGGTGTCGATGTAGATTTCGTCTTTGCTGGTGCAGGCGGCGTAAGCGCCTGTGGGATTGCCTTCTATTGTGTTGTTTTTGAAGCGGAACATTTTGGTCTGCCAGCCGGTGTAGCCGCCGTAGGCGTTTTTGGCGTTGACGTCGGCGCAGGCCAGGTAGAAGGCGTCCCAGCCGGCGCGGCCGCTGCCTTGCACGCCCTGGTTGCTGAGGCGGAGCACTTTGCGCGGCGGGGTGATGATGCGGATTTTCGCGCTGCCGGCATCGCGCAGGTTTTCGTCCAGATAGCTGCGGATGTGCTGTTGGTAGTCTTTGGGGTAGCGGCCGTAGTCGGCGTTGCGCGCGGCCTGCATGCTGACTTCGATGGGTTTGGCGGCGCAGGCGGCCAGCAGGCAGAGGCTGCCGATCAGGGCGGCGCGAGTGGGAAGTTTCATATTGGTTTCCTTGTATGGGGTTGGTGGATGTTTTCAGGCTGCTTTAAGGCTGAAGGCCGTCTGAAAATCTCTTTTCAGACGGCCTTGATATTGCACCAAAGGCAGCCTGAAACGGCTTTTACACTTTGGCCTGCCAAGTATCTTTCAG
The window above is part of the Neisseria bacilliformis genome. Proteins encoded here:
- the ylqF gene encoding ribosome biogenesis GTPase YlqF, yielding MAIQWYPGHMHKAKKAIADRLKNIDAVIEVLDARMPASSENPLLGQLSADKPKLKILNKQDLADPERTAQWLAEFQARPHTNAIALDASDTRAAQKLTTACRALAPHRSGIDKPLRVLICGVPNVGKSTLINGMTGRKSAKTGNEPGITKAEQRLLLADDFWLYDTPGMLWPKIIVEQSGYNLAAGGAVGRNALDEETVALELLDYLRRHYLPLLQERYGADKNESSHWRDDQWLEWIAKKRGALLSGGRTNHQKAAENTLTDFRDGHIGRITLETPRQWEQWLKTARQNEAAQKAERERRKAERKGKAV